In the genome of Synechococcus sp. CB0101, the window CTGGGTGAGCACCCGTAACTTCCAGCCGCTCACCGCTTCGAAGTTGTTCAGCTCAGCCTCCAGCGCAGCGCGCTGGTTGTCGGTGAGGATCTTCGCCAGATCGATCACCGGTGTGGGGTGATCGGGCAGTAGATCGGGGTTGTCGTAGGCCAGGGCGGGGCCGGCCCCCAGGCCCAGCACCAGCATCAGGCTGAGGATCGCGCCCGTGAGCCAGCTCCACACTCGATCCATCGCGCCTGCTTCAGTGGCGAGCATTCTCCCTGAGCCCGCTGCCTCCGCGTGAGTTCCGCTCCTGCCAGCTTCCATCCCGCTACCGCCTGGCTGGCGGAGCGCCTGCGGGAGGCCGGCGGCGCCGTGCCGTTCCGCACCTATATGCAGTGGGCCCTGCATGATCCCGAGCACGGCGCCTACGGCAGTGGCCGTTTGCAGGTGGGCCCCCGCGGCGATTTCGCCACCTCGCCCTCCCTCGGCCCGGATTTCGCGGCTCTCCTGGCGCCCCAGATCGCCCAGTGGCTGGAGCAGCAACCCGCCGATCAGCCGTTGGCTTTGGTGGAAGCCGGTCCCGGCGAAGGTGATCTGGCCCTGCAACTCGCCCAGGAACTGGCGGCCGGCTGGCCTGAGCTGGCAGCGCGCACAGCGCTGGTGTTGATCGAACCCAACGCCGGCATGGCCGAGCGGCAGCGCGCCCGTCTGCGCGAGTGCCCACTTCCCTGCCGCTGGAAGAGCATTTCGGAGCTGGCTGCTCAGCCCGTGCGGGGTGTGTTGCTGGCCCACGAAGTGCTCGATGCGCTCGCGGTGGAGCGGATCGTGTGGGACGGCACCCTCTGGCGCCGCCAGCAGCTGGCTCTGCACGAGGCGCCGGACGCGCAGCCCTCGCTACGGCTTGAGCCTGGCGAACCCTTGGAGCCGCAGGAGCTCGCTCAACTGGAAACCCTTGGGCTGTTGCAGCCCGGCTCCCAGCGCCCGCCCGGCTGGTGCACGGAGTTGCATCCCGAGCAGGCCCCCTGGCTTCAAGCGGCTGCCGCAGCGCTGGGCTCCGGTGTGCTGTTGGTGATCGATTACGCCCATGAGGCCTGGCGCTATTACGCCCCCCAGCGCAGCAATGGCACCTTGATGGCCTACCGGCAGCAGCAGGCCAGCCCTGATCCGCTGCAGGAGCCTGGCCATTGGGACCTCACCGCCCACCTCTGCCTGGAAACCCTCGAGCAGGCGGCGCTAGCCACAGGCTGGCAGCCCCTGGGCCAGCGTAGTCAGGGCGAGGCCCTGTTGGCGTTGGGGTTGGCGCAGCGCCTGCATGGGCTGCAGCACCAGAGTGGCGCTGGCCTCGATGCCTTGCTGGCGCGCCGCGAGGCACTGCTGCGTCTGGTGGATCCCCACACCCTCGGCGATTTCCGCTGGGCCGCGTTTTCTCGCTCAGCAGCCTCCGGTGATCAGGGCCGGAGCGATGCCTTGTTTCTGCAGGATCCCCCGCTGGCCTGAACGAACCGCCTCGGCCACAGGTCAGGGCTTGCTCAGCTGCAGCGCGCCAGTGCAGCCAACACCTGCTCGCCGCTCACGTCACTGCGGATCTCCACGCTGCCGAGGCTGGTGGGCAGCACGAAGCGCACGCAGCCATCGCGCACCTTCTTATCGCCCTGTAGGCACTGCAGCACGGCTGAGCTCTCCAGCTCCGGCCAGCGACCCGGTAGGCCGGCGGCGGCGATCACCGCCCGCTGACGGGCTTGATCATCGGGGCTCCACAGTCCCAGCTCCAGCGCCAACTCGCCGGCGGCCACCATGCCGATGGCTACGGCTTCCCCGTGCAAATAGGTGCCATAGCCGCAAAGGGCTTCCACTACATGCCCGAGGGTGTGGCCGTAATTGAGGATCGCCCGCAGGCCCCCTTCCTTTTCATCCGCCGCCACCACCTTGGCCTTGGCTGCGGCTGAGCGCTCCAGCACGCTCTGCAGTAAGGCGGCCGGGAGGGTGTCCATCGAGGCCAGCCGCTCCCCGGCTGCTTCCAGCTCACGGAATAGCTCGGGATCGCCGATCACCCCGTACTTGATCACTTCCGCCATGCCAGCGCGGAATTCCCGCTCCGGCAGGGTGGCGAGTGTGTCGGGATCGATCAGCACCAGGCGCGGCTGATGGAAGGCACCGATCAGGTTCTTGCCGCCGGGATGGTTCACCCCGGTTTTGCCGCCGATGGAGGCATCCACCATCGCCAGCAGGGTGGTGGGTACCTGCACCACGGCGATGCCCCGCAGCCAGCTGGCCGCCGCAAATCCCGCCATGTCGCCCACCACGCCGCCACCGAGGGCCACGATCAGCGAACCGCGCTCCAGCTTGCGCGCAAAGGCGGCGTCGTGGATCAGCCCCACGGTTGCAGGGGTTTTCTGGTCTTCCCCGGCCTCGATCACCAGCATGCTGGCGTTGAAGCCTGCCGCTTCCAGGCTCGCCAGCGCCTTGGCCCCGTAGTGCTCATGCACCACCGGGTTGGTCACCACCAGCACCTTGGTGCCCGTTTTGATGCCCTGGGCCTGGATCTGTTCGCCGAGGGCCGAGAGCGCACCCCGCCCGATCACCACCGGATAGGGATTGGCGCTGAGCGCCACCTCGATGGTGCGGATCGCGGTGGCCGTGGCGCTCATGGAACAACGCTGCTGTCACCTGAGGCTATCGGTCGCCTGCTGCTGCCAGCACCTCCAGCAGTGCAGTGCCGTAGCGCTCGAGCTTGGCTGTGCCGATGCCGCTCACGCGTCCGAGCTCGCTCAGGGATCCGGGACGCACTGCCGCCAGCTCCACCAGGGTGCGGTCGTGGAACACCACATAGGGCGGCACCCCCTGATCGCGGGCCTGCTCGCGCCGCCAGGTTTTCAAGGCGGCCAGCAGCGGATCGTCGGCATCCACGGCCGCGCTTGCGCCCCCTGCGCTGCCGGCGCTGCGGCGGCGCTGTTCCTTCGCTGGTGGCGGCAGCACCAGCTCCAGATCCCGCTCCCCTTTCAACAGCGGTTGCACCAGCTCGGGTGGACCAAAACACAGGCCCCCTTTGGCGTCCGCCGGCGATACGAGCGCTCCGAGGCTCACCAGCTGACGCAGCAGCGCCCGCCACTGCCCCCGGTCCAGCTCCTTGCCGATGCCGTACACACTCAGTTGGTCGTGCCCCAGCGTGCGGATCCGCTCGGTGTTGCCGCCGAGCAGCACATCCACCACGTGGGCTGCCCCGAAGCGCTGCCCGGTGCGATACACGGCAGACAGCGCTTTCTGCGCGGCCACACGGCAGTCGCTGCGCTCCTGGGGCTCCAGACAGCCATCGCAGTTGTTGCACGGCTCGGCCAGCCCTTCGCCGAAGTGGCGCAGCAGCACCTGGCGCCGGCATCCGCTGGCTTCGCTGTAGGCGATCAGCGCCTCGAGCTTGCCGTG includes:
- a CDS encoding class I SAM-dependent methyltransferase, which encodes MSSAPASFHPATAWLAERLREAGGAVPFRTYMQWALHDPEHGAYGSGRLQVGPRGDFATSPSLGPDFAALLAPQIAQWLEQQPADQPLALVEAGPGEGDLALQLAQELAAGWPELAARTALVLIEPNAGMAERQRARLRECPLPCRWKSISELAAQPVRGVLLAHEVLDALAVERIVWDGTLWRRQQLALHEAPDAQPSLRLEPGEPLEPQELAQLETLGLLQPGSQRPPGWCTELHPEQAPWLQAAAAALGSGVLLVIDYAHEAWRYYAPQRSNGTLMAYRQQQASPDPLQEPGHWDLTAHLCLETLEQAALATGWQPLGQRSQGEALLALGLAQRLHGLQHQSGAGLDALLARREALLRLVDPHTLGDFRWAAFSRSAASGDQGRSDALFLQDPPLA
- the aroB gene encoding 3-dehydroquinate synthase translates to MSATATAIRTIEVALSANPYPVVIGRGALSALGEQIQAQGIKTGTKVLVVTNPVVHEHYGAKALASLEAAGFNASMLVIEAGEDQKTPATVGLIHDAAFARKLERGSLIVALGGGVVGDMAGFAAASWLRGIAVVQVPTTLLAMVDASIGGKTGVNHPGGKNLIGAFHQPRLVLIDPDTLATLPEREFRAGMAEVIKYGVIGDPELFRELEAAGERLASMDTLPAALLQSVLERSAAAKAKVVAADEKEGGLRAILNYGHTLGHVVEALCGYGTYLHGEAVAIGMVAAGELALELGLWSPDDQARQRAVIAAAGLPGRWPELESSAVLQCLQGDKKVRDGCVRFVLPTSLGSVEIRSDVSGEQVLAALARCS